The genomic segment GCTGGATAAAAAATTCTTGCATCTTATTTCtcaatttctaatatttattcaAGAGAAGGTTATTCTGCCCAAGGTTTTCTTTAGGGCAAATACAACATCCTTATTCCTCAGGCTATAGATTAATGGGTTAAACATGGGCACCACAATGGTATAGAACAGGGAGGATACTTTCCCCTGGTCAAGGGGTAAGATAGAAGGTGGTTTGAGGTACATAAATGCTCCTGagccaaagaaaagagaaactgcaATTATGTGGGAACTGCAAGTACTAAAGGCTTTGGACCTGCCTTCAGTGGAGCTAATGTGGAAAATACTTGAAAGGATGAAACCGTAAGAGATAAAAATGGCACCAATGGGCACCCCAATGCCAATGGTCACAACAATAAAGACTGCTAATACATTTATGTAAGAGCTATTGCAGGAAAGTTCAAGGAGGGGAAGAATGTCACACATATAGTGATTGATAAGGTTGTCAGCACAAAAGGTCAGAAATACTATATTTCCTGTATGGGCCACAGCCCCAAAAACCCCCATGCCATAGACACCCAACAAAAGGAGTAAACACACCTGAGGAGACATGGTAACTGTGTACACCAATGgtttacagatggccacatagcggtcatacgCCATCGCTGACAAAATGAACgattcagaaaagacaaaaaacaaaagaaaaagagctgagtCATGCACCCTGCATAGGAAATGATGTTCTTTTTTGAGACAAAACTCGTCAGCATTTTGGGGATGATGGCAGTAGAGAAACTAAAATCTATGAAGGACAAGTTGAAGAGGAAAAGTACATGGGAATATGAAGGTGAGAATTCAATCCAATCAGGGTTATCAAACTCAGATTCCCTACCACAGTGACCATGTAAAAACTTAGaaacaggaagaagaggaggatcTGGAGTTCTGGTTGGTTTGTTAAGCCTGCGAGGATAAACTCTGTCACAGAGGAGGTATTATCTGCAGCCATTCCTCTCAAGAAGAATCTGTGTTGGAAAAAGAAGAGTtgttcagagaaagagagaattctTCCTGAGAATGGCGTTTGAATAGAGAGATTTTTGAACTTCATGAAGATGGCATTTCTTTATACCTGTGTCTCTCTTTTCATGGTCCAAAAGTGCCTTGAACCATCCTGGTAACTGCCTGAGGGTGAAATTTGTCTCCAGAGTAAGAAACACCTCCAACCTTTCCTATGGTCCCTTCTGTGCATGTCCTTCCCTCTACAGCCCTTAGTCAAATATATGAGGCCTGGGGCCCTTCTCTGCAGTGACTCTTGAAACATGGTAGCCATTCAACCCTGCCTAGACCTTTTACCTTGGGGCCAGTGCTTGACAGAGCAGGAAGATAAAGTAGTGTGCCCAGGGTCTTTGGCTGGAATGGCTGTGGAATTATGTGATAATAATAACAGAATCATAATATAAAGTTATTaattaactttaagaaaaataaaaggaacatttaCTGAGCTATCTATGAGATAAGCATTGCTGTAAATGAGGTGTGGCATGATTATCCTCATATGACTGTGCCTAAGTGATCTGCACAAGTCCCAGTGCTGCTAAGTTGCAGCAGAAGGGTAAGTCAGGTGGTCTGACTCACAGAGTTTGAGCCACAGGACAGACCAGGTCAGGCAGGCACTCACCCTCCTTCTGCTTGGAGTCACagtcctctgctctgctctctctcATCCATCTCTTTCAGAGGAGACTCAAATGGCCCTGGTGAAAAGAAAGTGACAATTCAGAATTCAGACACCTCTACTTCTGTTTCTCTACTAAGGATCAAAACCTCTTGTTTATCCTGGTTCTCTTGCTGATGGAAAGAACATAACCTGTGCCTTTGCACTGAGTCTTCTGTCCAGCTTTCAGGGATGAAACAGCATTCTTTCCTAATGTCAGAGTATGTCAGGAAACTATAGAGTTTTTTTCTGGATTAGAGATCTCAACACCCTACCTACAGAGGCTCCCTCAGGATCACTGCTCCAGAGACTACCTTCCCTAAGGAAGAAGAAATGTTTACATCTTTGTTAATGCTTGGCATGGCTTTTAATGACCTATTCTTTCATTCaggttatatctttttttaacttttaaacccATTTACTgattattatttccatctttatcATAGTCTTTTGAAGCCTAACTTCCAAattgtttacttttaattttattggagtatagttgatttacagtgttgtattagtttcaggtgtataacaaagtgaatcagttataagtatacatatatccattcttctttcctatatgggttattacagactattaagtagatttccctgtgctatacaagtcATTTTCAATTATCTATTctacatacagtagtgtgtatgtgttattcccattctcctaatttatccctctccccaccctccatggtttcccctatggtaaccataaatttgatttcaaaattttgagtttgtttctgttttatagataagttcttttatataatttttatttaattccacatctaagtgataccacatgatatttgtctttgacttcactaagtatgataatctttattttaagcatatttaaGAGCAAAGTACTGTGGGAAAAGTAATTCTTGCTACCTTGCATTAAGCACTTACTGTGAACCAAACACTGTGTCTAACCCAGGACCTTCACACGAAGGATccaaaaaaatgtgcaaaaaatttACCTCACTAATTCCTCACCAATTAATAACCTATTAATAGGTTAGacctattaatatttgctttaaaaagtgaGAGACACACAGCTTGTAGGTTCTAGCATCTTAAGTCAAACTTGGCTCTATCCAA from the Sus scrofa isolate TJ Tabasco breed Duroc chromosome 9, Sscrofa11.1, whole genome shotgun sequence genome contains:
- the LOC100521109 gene encoding LOW QUALITY PROTEIN: olfactory receptor 8B12-like (The sequence of the model RefSeq protein was modified relative to this genomic sequence to represent the inferred CDS: inserted 2 bases in 2 codons), yielding MKFKNLSIQTPFSGRILSFSEQLFFFQHRFFLRGMAADNTSSVTEFILAGLTNQPELQILLFFLFLSFYMVTVVGNLSLITLIGLNSHLHIPMYXFLFNLSFIDFSFSTAIIPKMLTSFVSKKNIISYAGCMTQLFFFXFFVFSESFILSAMAYDRYVAICKPLVYTVTMSPQVCLLLLLGVYGMGVFGAVAHTGNIVFLTFCADNLINHYMCDILPLLELSCNSSYINVLAVFIVVTIGIGVPIGAIFISYGFILSSIFHISSTEGRSKAFSTCSSHIIAVSLFFGSGAFMYLKPPSILPLDQGKVSSLFYTIVVPMFNPLIYSLRNKDVVFALKKTLGRITFS